A window of the Helianthus annuus cultivar XRQ/B chromosome 4, HanXRQr2.0-SUNRISE, whole genome shotgun sequence genome harbors these coding sequences:
- the LOC110937305 gene encoding uncharacterized protein LOC110937305, translated as MIDKNHFLFTKSAFFQNMHSSSINTILFSLFFFLCFNGSTMADSQDTFQLPSPLPQWPPGGGFANGTIDLGGLQVKQVTRFTKIWATNGGGPDNLGASFYDPDAIPQGFSSLGSYAQPNNIPLFGHVLVAKDISNNHSYPTLKSPIDYTLVWSSESLDIEKDGEGYVWLPAAPDGYKAVGYIFTNSSVKPALDKVGCVREDFTITPNTTLGLDNKHVLDINGLNVYDSVGGFRVRNESVGHLKGNLTYSMPNLNQIEALIQAYAPVIYFHPDEKYLPSSVDWFFQNGALLYHKGNESKPDLVERNGSNLPQGGSNDETYWLDLPLDGSSKDRVKKGDLQDACAYFHVKPVSGGLFTDIAIWVFYPFNGGARAKVEFINISLGKLGEHVGDWEHVTLRISNFNGELNSVFFCQHGWGKWVSASGLEYHTGNKPVVYASLHGHASYPKPGRVLLGSGGADIGVKDDTDKSDKMMDTGVRAVVVATEYLAPAVVEPPWLNYERKWGPKIDYDVEKEINKMKKVMIGKLKKAFERFVESIPSEMLGEDGPTGPKVKDSWSGDECV; from the exons ATGATTGACAAAAATCATTTCTTGTTCACCAAATCTGCTTTCTTTCAAAACATGCACTCATCCTCAATCAACACTATCCTCTtctctcttttcttcttcttatGCTTCAATGGATCAACAATGGCAGATTCACAAGACACCTTCCAACTTCCTTCTCCTCTACCCCAATGGCCTCCTG GTGGAGGGTTTGCAAATGGAACTATAGATTTGGGAGGATTACAAGTGAAACAAGTAACAAGATTCACCAAAATATGGGCAACAAATGGAGGAGGACCCGATAATCTTGGAGCTTCATTCTACGACCCGGATGCCATCCCACAAGGTTTTTCAAGTTTAGGATCTTATGCACAACCAAATAATATCCCACTTTTTGGGCATGTTCTTGTTGCCAAAGATATATCAAACAACCATTCATATCCCACACTCAAATCACCAATTGATTACACTCTTGTGTGGAGTAGTGAGTCTTTAGATATCGAAAAAGATGGTGAAGGATATGTTTGGCTTCCTGCTGCACCCGACGGCTATAAAGCCGTCGGGTACATATTTACTAACTCGTCTGTCAAGCCAGCGCTTGACAAGGTTGGGTGTGTCCGTGAAGATTTCACGATCACACCAAACACAACACTTGGTTTGGATAATAAACATGTCCTGGATATTAATGGGTTGAATGTTTATGATTCTGTTGGTGGTTTTCGGGTTCGAAATGAAAGTGTGGGACATTTAAAGGGTAATTTAACCTATTCTATGCCGAATTTGAACCAAATTGAAGCATTGATTCAAGCTTATGCTCCGGTTATTTATTTTCATCCTGATGAAAAATATCTACCCTCATCGGTTGATTGGTTTTTTCAAAATGGGGCATTGTTGTACCACAAAGGGAACGAGTCCAAACCGGACCTAGTCGAAAGAAACGGCTCGAACCTTCCGCAAGGTGGCTCGAACGATGAGACATATTGGCTAGACCTTCCACTTGATGGTTCAAGCAAAGATAGAGTCAAGAAAGGGGATTTACAAGATGCTTGTGCTTATTTCCATGTTAAACCTGTCTCCGGAGGACTATTTACGGATATTGCCATTTGGGTTTTTTATCCTTTTAACGGGGGAGCAAGGGCAAAAGTGGAATTTATAAATATCTCTTTAGGAAAGTTAGGTGAACACGTTGGTGATTGGGAGCATGTCACGTTAAGAATAAGTAATTTTAATGGGGAGTTAAACAGTGTCTTTTTTTGCCAACATGGTTGGGGTAAATGGGTCAGCGCCTCGGGTCTCGAGTACCACACGGGTAATAAACCGGTGGTTTACGCGTCGTTACATGGGCATGCATCGTACCCAAAGCCCGGGCGTGTTTTGCTTGGCTCTGGGGGGGCGGATATTGGTGTTAAAGACGACACGGACAAGAGTGATAAGATGATGGATACGGGAGTCAGGGCGGTGGTGGTTGCGACGGAGTATTTGGCACCCGCGGTGGTTGAACCACCGTGGTTGAATTATGAGAGAAAATGGGGGCCCAAAATAGATTATGATGttgaaaaagaaataaataaaatgaagaagGTGATGATAGGGAAATTAAAGAAAGCATTTGAGAGGTTTGTGGAGAGTATTCCTAGTGAAATGTTGGGTGAAGATGGGCCAACAGGGCCAAAAGTTAAAGATAGTTGGAGTGGTGATGAGTGTGTTTGA